The genome window AGCTGTGTTTCTCCAACCAGTTCTTTCTTATCTTTCAGATCCTTCTTAAGAAAATTCACAAGATTGGTCTGCCACTCTTCCAGAGAGAGAGACTTCCAATCAATATTCTCATCGGCGTTGAAATTAAAATTCTCTTTGAGACGGTCCATTAAGCGGGCTAGAGCTTCCTGTTCATCCTGTTTGACATCACTCTTGTAGTCTTCCAGGAGGATGGTCACAATCTCTTCACCGGTTTCTATGATTTTCTTTGTAAGGTCTGTTTCAGAAAGAATTTCATCTCTTTGCTGGTAAATAGAAGTTCTCTGCATACTGAGTACATCATCATAGTCCAGAAGATGTTTTCTGATTTCATAGTTGCGATCTTCCACACGTTTCTGGGCTTTTTCGAGAGACTTGTTCAGTAATGAGTGATGAAGAGGTTCATCTCCTTCCATGCCTAAACGGGCCATGGTTTTCTTGAAGCTCTCTCCGCCAAACAGGCGCATAAGATCATCATCGAGGGAAATATAGAATTGTGAAAATCCCGGGTCTCCCTGACGGCCGGATCGTCCTCTGAGCTGATTATCAATACGTCGGGATTCATGACGTTCTGATCCAATCACATACAAACCACCAAGCTGACGAACTTCTTCATTCTGAGCTCTCCAGGTCTTGTATTCCTTCTCAATCGCCTTTTTAATCTCTTCTTCTGTGGCATCGGAACCTGCGGCTCTGATCGCCCTGTATTCAGGGTTTCCACCTAGCTTGATATCCGTACCACGACCAGCCATGTTGGTGGCTATGGTGATGGAGTTTTTAGCTCCAGCTTCAGAAATGATCAGAGCTTCTCTGTGGTGATTTTTAGCATTGAGAATCTCAAACTTTACTCCTCTCTTTCTAAGAACGGAAGCCAGCTTTTCAGACTTATCAACTGATACTGTACCAACGAGAATGGGCTGACCAGTTTTATGAATCTTAATAATATCGTCACAGATTGCATTGAATTTATAGTCTTCATTGAGATAGATGATATCATCTTCATCGACTCGGTTTACGGGTCTGTTGGTGGGGATCACCACCACTTCAAGGCCATAAATCCGTCCAAATTCTCTGGCTTCTGTATCGGCCGTTCCGGTCATCCCTGATATTTTGTCATACATTCTAAAGAAGTTTTGAAAGGTTATACTTGCAAGGGTTCTGTTCTTCTTGGCAATTTTAATCCCTTCTTTGGCTTCTATGGCCTGGTGGAGACCATCAGAGTAACGACGACCAGAAAGAATTCTTCCTGTAAATTCATCGACTATCTGTACTTGACCTTCCTGAATGACGTAATCCACATCATTATGGAAAAGCTTGTGAGCCTTCATAGCCTGGGTAAAGTAATGGATATACTCGAAGTTTTCTTCATCAAAAAGGGAACCGGTGATATATTTGCGGCTGATGAGCAGTTCTTCAATCCTGTTCATACCTTCATCGGTAAAAACTACTTTCTTGCTTTTTTCATCCAGTTTATAATCGCCTTTAGGCTGTATTCCCGTGATAGGATCTTCTACTGGATAGTCTCCAGTTGCCGGATCTTTTTCACATTCAGTGAGGAACTTTACAAGTTGATTCACATTGAAAAATTTGCTTGTATCTTCTTGAACCGGGCCGGAAATAATCAGTGGGGTTCTGGCTTCGTCAATCAGGATGGAGTCGATTTCATCGATGATACAGAAGGGATGATTTTTTTGAGCCTTCTTATCCATGCTCCAGCGCATATTATCTCTTAGATAATCAAAACCGAATTCGTTGTTCGTTCCGAAAGTGATATCCTTGCTATATTCTATTTGCCTGGTTTCGGGATCCATGTCGGAAAGAATCACACCAACGCTGATGCCAAGGTAGTCATAAACCGGTTTCATCCAGGCTGCATCCCTTGAGGCGAGGTAGTCATTTACCGTGATGATATGAACACCCTTTCCCGCTAAAGCATTCAAGTAAGCAGCGGTTACACTGGACAGAGTTTTTCCCTCTCCAGTTTTCATTTCCATGATTTTTCCCTGATGGAGGACAATCCCCCCCAGGAGCTGAACATCGTAGGGACGTTCGCCCAGTGTTCTCCGTGCAGCTTCGCGAGCCAATGCAAACGCTTCGGGGAGAATCTCATCCAGAGACACTCCAGCGGCAATCTTCTCCTTGAATTGAAGAGTCTGTTCTTTAAACGCCTCTTCAGGAAGATTAATTGCCCACAGTTCTTTTGCATTGATTTTGTGAAGAGTAGGAAGCAGTTGTTTCAGATCTCTATCCTGTTTTGATCCTAGGATTCGAGCTATTATCTTATTTGCCATGGGACAAATGTACGGTTTTTATCAGGAGTCGTCAAGATTGACATTATAAAGTGTCAATTGTAGGATTAAACTGTTTTTATATCCCTAGCGGGAGAGGCCCTGGAGGACTAATCCGGGAATAGAGGAGTCTGTCCATTGAAACAAAAATATCTGACCCGTTTTTTGATTATCAGCCTACTGTTCATTCTGTTCTCCTGCAACAGTGAAAATAAGGTTCTCCAACGGGAGGATTTATTCATTTTACCCATGGGTTACATGGCTGATGAGCTTAATTATTTCCTCAAACCGGATTCTCAGCTTCCCGGATCAAGTGATCTTTTTATCAATGATGGCCGTGTTTTTTTAAGTAGCAGCAATGCGGGTAAAATCATGGAACTCAATTCCTATGGAGATCTACTAGGATTTTATTATAACCCAACGATTAATCCTGAGCCGGCTCAGTACATAACAGAAGAGAAAGAAAATCCTGTTATGGTCAAAAAGTGGAACTTCAGGGGAATCGAGCATCTGGCAGTGACCGATGAATACTTGCTGGTGGCAGATAGAGTTGATGAAAATCAGAGCAAAATGGAAAATAAAATCCTTCATAACCGCATTGTGCTCAGATTCAACCATAAGGGTGAGTTTATCGATTATCTGGGTCAGGAAGGTATTCAGGGGGCTCCCTTTGCTTTTATTCAG of Oceanispirochaeta crateris contains these proteins:
- the secA gene encoding preprotein translocase subunit SecA; protein product: MANKIIARILGSKQDRDLKQLLPTLHKINAKELWAINLPEEAFKEQTLQFKEKIAAGVSLDEILPEAFALAREAARRTLGERPYDVQLLGGIVLHQGKIMEMKTGEGKTLSSVTAAYLNALAGKGVHIITVNDYLASRDAAWMKPVYDYLGISVGVILSDMDPETRQIEYSKDITFGTNNEFGFDYLRDNMRWSMDKKAQKNHPFCIIDEIDSILIDEARTPLIISGPVQEDTSKFFNVNQLVKFLTECEKDPATGDYPVEDPITGIQPKGDYKLDEKSKKVVFTDEGMNRIEELLISRKYITGSLFDEENFEYIHYFTQAMKAHKLFHNDVDYVIQEGQVQIVDEFTGRILSGRRYSDGLHQAIEAKEGIKIAKKNRTLASITFQNFFRMYDKISGMTGTADTEAREFGRIYGLEVVVIPTNRPVNRVDEDDIIYLNEDYKFNAICDDIIKIHKTGQPILVGTVSVDKSEKLASVLRKRGVKFEILNAKNHHREALIISEAGAKNSITIATNMAGRGTDIKLGGNPEYRAIRAAGSDATEEEIKKAIEKEYKTWRAQNEEVRQLGGLYVIGSERHESRRIDNQLRGRSGRQGDPGFSQFYISLDDDLMRLFGGESFKKTMARLGMEGDEPLHHSLLNKSLEKAQKRVEDRNYEIRKHLLDYDDVLSMQRTSIYQQRDEILSETDLTKKIIETGEEIVTILLEDYKSDVKQDEQEALARLMDRLKENFNFNADENIDWKSLSLEEWQTNLVNFLKKDLKDKKELVGETQLNQFIRYEYLKHLDNRWQEHLENLDSLREAVYLRSYAQKNPLVEYKNEGFEIFDQMMDDIRITLARKIFRVIVRNAPDKSYPKRNQQPIKASHNGVNSFAPGKSGERAEANSQNMQVRRTAEKVGRNDPCPCGSGKKYKNCHGA